TAACACATCTCAACATCTTGGCACATTGTAAAAATGATTTGGGCAGCACCACAATCAGGGCTGGTTGAACTCTCAGAAGATGGTTTTGGAATGACTTGTCCCACCCCCCTTATTTTTCCAGCTTTTGTgtcacacgcaaacacacaAGTCAGCACAAGGCTGTACCTTTAAAACATTGCGTTTTACTTGTTAAAgtgaataatgaaataaatcaagtcCAGTAGTGTAATATCTGTGATTTTCTTTTCGTTGTTTTAACAAAATTTCAAACACTGTACTTCGACTAAGAGCAAAGTCTCCAGATTTACTGACAGGCTAACTGAGATTTAACATTTCCATGAGGTTATAGCTTTTAACTTGAGGTTAGTTTtaaatttagctgtttttcaTTCGTCTTCAACCTGTTTTTGTCACCATAAAAgtcaataaaggtatttcttccATTCAATCTggataaataaaagtttatatatatatatctgtttaCACTGAATGGTGTAGGAGCGAATAATGTCCAGTAGATGGCAGCAGAGTAACACACAGCGACCTGCTGTTGGTGTCCGCGCAGATGCCTGctccaaatgaaaaaaaaaaaaaaaaaccttatacATGGTTAGTTATAATTATAAAGATCCGGGCTTCTGTTTTCAGCTACAGTCTGGCTCATGTTAGAGAGAACGGACACCAGGAAGGAAATGGATAATTATTTATCACACAAACTTTTAAAGTCAGCCTTAAGAGGACAAGCTGCAGATGGAACAGCTCGGTGTCCATCAGCCGTAGGATGTTGCCACAAATCAAAAAGCTGGTAAGAACAAGCTCTGAGGTTAAACGGTCTTAACTAAGGGTGTGTTGTTCCATTTCTGAAGCCTAACTAGGAAAATCAACTACCTCCATAAAGTCCGAGTTCAGATTGGGAAAGTGGGCGTTCTCTCCGGCCAGCCCACAGTTCAGATTCAATATGGTTGCTGCAGGAATAAACGGTGTTTTACTCCTCCGGTAGGTTAGCTCGTTATAACGACGTATGAACATGCTCCTTTACTGCGTGAATACATAGAATAAACGGCAATACTTTGATTACaacacatgtatttttttaacaacaaacaTCCCGGTCAATAAACAGATAAttgaagaggagaggagacacTGAGGCTGCGCACTGCGTTCCATCGGTCCTCCGGGTTGATTACAGCAGTGCAGTGCCTGGCACAATAGACCGAATGGATAGAAGATATCCAGCAGCTTCCTGTCCAAAAATCATCGAAGAGTTAGCGATGATGTATTCCCTATGTAAAATGAATACATAATGACTCAACGTGTCTAAAATTACACGAATAACTCATTGTCTTTCTTTATTATTTGGAGCAGAGATGCAGAGTATGGCAGCGTgagataaataataaatctgACATTGGAGCAAACAGTTTTTAATGGAGAACATGTAAACAGATTGTGTGGTTTGGTAtcctaaatgttttctttagatGGAATGCACACGTAGTTattcttttgatttttaatggAAGGGATCTATTTTATGCATAATGCGCTTCATCTTGCAAAATAATTTTCTAGACTATAGCAGCTGTTTGCAGTGATGCATTGAGTAGGGTGCCTTTCCATGTCCAGCAGACATTGTGAAAAATTTACGACAACTGTTGGAAATTCGTCTTCCCCGTTGTTGAAGTTAACATGCATTGATTCATTGCAGACTTGACTGGTCTCCTTGACTTGAAACATCATTTTGTTGTTGGGAAAACAGTTTTCCTGCTCAGGGCCACTCCTGGCACAGGGGAAACAAATCCCCACACCACATGCACTGATCAGTTCTGCTGGTGATAATGGGCCTAACCACTTGGAACAGGGGTCCACATCCGTTACAGTCTGATTTCACAGGCACCTGCTCTGGGTCTGGTCTCCCTCTAAAGCAGTGGTCCTCATTTCCGGTTTgtgagggccggtgtcctgcaacttttatttgttactctgcttcaacacctgACATCAACCCCCTCCCTTCTCCCAGGTTAATCTATGTTGGAAACTTCAGTCATCTCTTCAAACAAATGTTCCCAGTTTGAGATAATCTACCACTTTATGTCAGAAAAATCAGATCATGCagttgttaaatgttttttttttctcagtttgtgtTCAAAACCATCTTTACATTTATTATCGGGCAGCTGCTCTGTATCAATTTAGCTTTCCATCCCTACCCAGGActacaaatatttatatatttacaaacTTCTCACTCAAATGTGATGTCTGTTTCTTTCTTGCAGATGAGGAGCAGTTGTTGGTGATTGAATAAGAGGTTCCTGATTTGTTGGGCTTCAGTCTGAACCAGAAAGCCCCAGATAAAACAGGAAGAGAAAGAACTCTGGACTAACAGTAATGGAGAGCTGATCAATGAGGAGGAAGAGATGGATGACAGTAGGTTTCCCTTCACTGTTGTTACTGTGAAGCTTGAAGACGATGAAGATAAACCTCAGTTCTCCGAGCTTCATCACATTAAAAGTGAAGACAACACAGAGCCAGAAGCTCCGACCAGACGCTCAGCTGAACAGATGCCGCCCGGTCCAGCAGGAGTTGGAACAGGATGGGAGGAGATCCAGGGAAAACAGTATTTGGACGGTACGGACCTTCTCCTATTTTTACTTTGATCTTTATTTACAGGAGTCCTGAGCAatctggaaaagtctggaattcGGTTCGATAAGATAAGAAGAGGATGTTATCGAAAACATTTTTCGATAACAACAGTAAACAGACTTTACTACCTGTTCTGTAATCTAAAGGTTGCATCCTAACTTCTTTCCTCATGTCCTTTCTTCTGTCTTTACTTccaaccttccttccttcttgatttttttctatttctcatttcttccttttggctgtttttgttccttctttctttccttgaGTCATTCCTGCCCTTTTATTCCTCGGGTCCTTCCTTCATCTTTCCTTCCCCATGTTCTCCCTCTCTTCTGTGTGTCCTTATTATATTTCTTCTGTCATTGTGCATCTTCTTTCATTCCGTGTGTCATTTTCCATTCTTAATTCTGGCCCTCCTTTTCTCCTTCCCtacttgttttcttctttctgtatCCTTCCATTCTCCCTCCCTTCTTTTCTTCAATGCTTGTTTTCcttgtttgtctttctttgcatccttgtttgtctttctttgcatccttgtttgtctttctttgcATCCTTgtttgtccttccttccttccttccttccttccttccttccttccttccttccttccttccttccttccttccttccttccttccttccttccttccgaGATTAACTTTATTCTTGAAGCTGGAAAGGGCTGGCTGAACCTttgttaaataaagtatttcaaATCAAGGTCATTTAACTCTTTATTTGCATTCCATAACTTCTTTGGAAATATTTTCTTGCAGTTGCATTATGAACAAGAATGTCTAGAATAGTCAAGTAAAGACTTACTTCATTGTCCTACTTGAGTAGCTATAAGTAAGCTTTAGGGCTGAGGTTTTCTAATTTGAGCACTTTCACATCCTAATTTTCTTTCCACCATGTcacatcatttatttttctttttttctcaaatattaCACACAGTCTGTTGGCTTTAATTTTCTAAGTAGCTGTTTTCTGTTACCCAAACTCAAATCTTTCAAGTTTGCCCCAACAAACAGTTAAGGCAAACTTGGCCTGTTGAAAAGTTAAGTGATAATTTACTAAATTCAGCTTTAACACTCTTTGTACTTTCGATGCTTCTTGTTTTACTTGTTGTTCTTGTTAGTTCATCTGAGacagctggaaaaagaaaacggtTTTCCACATTTAACTGAACTAAACGTTTTGACTTCGGTGGAGAAGTAAAAGAACCAGGCCTGAATAAACATTGTAGCTCCTCGGTCACCAAGCAGCAGCTGTTTAGCTTCTCAGTCATGTTGTTCATGTGTCTCTTGCAGAGGATCGGGAGCTGTTGGCGATTAAGGAAGAGGTTCCTGATCTGCGGAGCTCCAGTTTTACCCGGCAGTACTCAGAGCTCATCAAGataaaggaggaagaggaggaactCTGGATCAAACAGGAGGAAGAGCAGCTTACTGTAAAGATTGTAGATGAAGAGAAACCTCAGACATCAGCGCTTCATCAAATGAAACTTGAAGGCgacagagagacagaagctTCAACCAGAAGCCCAACGGTACAGATGGAAACAGAGCCTGATGGCGAGAACTGCGAAGAACCAGAACTGAGTAGGTCTTTCAACAGCCTTTTTGGCAAAAGATTAAGCAATGAAAGTGATGTTAAATTACACACGATGACTCACAGCGGAAAGGGAGAACATAAGTCTGATTTCTATGGTGAAGGATTTAAAGAAAAGGGTTCCCCTCAGACCCACATGAAACATCACTCTGAGGATAGAGTATTTGTCTGTGACGTTTGTGGTACGAGATTTCAGCGACGTGAAACTCTTAAAAACCACATGAGGATCCACCCCACAGAGAGACAGTTCACCTGCGGTGTTTGTAGTAAAGCATTTTCGAGACAGGATCACCTGAAGAGTCACATGCGcgttcacacaggagagaaaccgtTTGTTTGTAGTTTTTGCACGAAAGGATTCTCACAACAAATTCATCTAAAGAGTCACATGCGGGTTCACACTGGGGAGAAACCGTTCATTTGTAGTTTTTGCACGAAAGGGTTTTCAAGACAGGATCTTCTGAAGAGCCACATGCGTGTTCACACCGGGGAGAAACCGTTCATTTGCAGCGTTTGTAGCAAAGGGTTCTCACAACAGAATCACCTGAAGAACCACATGGGCTTTCACACCACAACGTTTAGCTGTGGCGACTGCGGTAAACGCTTTGTGAAGGAGGACCAGTTAAAGCGACACGTGAGACTCCACACAGACGGGAGGCCGTATGGCTGTGAAGTCTGTAAGAGCAGGTTTTATAAAAGGTATCATCTAGAGaatcacatgagaatccattcGGGAGAGAAACCGTTTGTGTGCAACGTTTGCAGCAAAGCGTTTTCACGTGACGGGGATCTGCGGCGTCACATGGGTGCCCACGAGGCCTGTAACTAATGAATATCTTAGGGGTTGTCAAATCTTTTGTTATGGAGgtataaaaaggttttagaaaGTTGTACTTTTAAAATTGCTAATTGTGGCCACACCATTGCTACCATTTTAAGAGACCTTTTAATACAACGTCTTAGATCAGTGGCTCTCAAATGTTTTGTGATGTGCCCTACTAATACTAAAGACAAACATCAGTTACATTACGTTGTATacttttttaggagtttattgaAATTATTCTCCTAGACATCTTCCTAGTTATACTATGAAgtgcaggtacagaccaaacagcagggggtgctgttttCACATTTAGAAGGATTTAGAAGGCCagttttctggacaaaaaaagacaaggtTGTTCTTAACCCGGGGTggttctggggaaaaaaaatctaataaatctAAGAATAATCTAATTATGTTTCCTGCAAGAAAAATAATCAACAACTAATGTATTTTGTGAAGACTTTTATTAATGTTCATGCATCAAGTAGAGAGCAAAATGATGACAAATTATGACAGTTACACCAGTTTCTATAACATCATGCAGCGGGCATAGTTGTTGAAAACTAGTTGCATTCAGTGTTACTCGCTTGGGACAGTCAACGTTATACGATAACAGTTTCACCAAGAAGAACAGTGGAACCTTCTATAGCTTTAATTATGCTGTACGGCTCCCTGCTCTGCTGCAAAACTCATTTTTCCTCAGATCTTAAACACCCATTCTATGGGCCCCacatgattttcttttattacaaattttttttttctgttgtggaCAAAACAAGACGTAGCCCTACAGACAGTTTCTCTTGCAGCTCCTAgagcagggtccgaaattaacacttgccaaatgcgagtaaattttccGTCTGGCGAGTAGATTTCAGAGGGCTGGATGCCACATggtgagtaaatgtttgtaccaaataaatcatgttttccagtcatcatttgggtggatgcttctttatgttcctctgtTGTCAGCTCGTATGTCAAGAAAAtcgcacaaacacaaacaatcgCATACGTGACGCAAGAACGATAGCAACCACGTCATATCTGTATGCTAACGACTAGCGTTTAGCTCAAGCAAATTACGTAGCgggattatgtggagatatttagaAGCAGTCAGTCAGACTCACTTTGGTCGGTAAAAAGTATGCTTGGCCAGTTGATTGTTACATCTACTGGCCAACATGGCCGGTTAATCAGggagttaatttcggacactgtcCTAGAGCTTCAAACTCTGGCATCATGCCATCCACTGCCTCGAATGCGAGTAGATATCAGGGTCGTTTTAgtgcaaattaaaattttagGTGGAAGTGATCTGGTTCTGTTCTAtactattttttcttttatgtccaTAACTAAGACTGATTATCTAATGAGTTACAGATATTCAGGAAGGTAGACCGTGATGGAAGTGACAGGAATATTTTGATGGCAAAGGAGGGACTGTGGGATCGTTAGTTTGGACATGTCATAATAAGATGGACTGTGGAGGACAGCTTTTACCCTTCCACCACAAACCTAATGGCACCATCTGACCTGGGATTCTGACTATATCTCTGAGAGTGCCTTGCTCAAAGTCCCCCAAGGAAACCAGTTCAGAAACTGCACACCACGGAAACATGCGAGGTGGGAGCATGGCAGCAAGTCAGGTCCAATTAGATTCAGATAATTTCAAGGAGCGCCAATCTTGTCAGCATACCAATAAAAGGGATAATGAAAGTCAGGTCTGGTCAAGTTGTGATTAGCCACATGCTATTCTCAGAATCCCTGGATGAGGAAATTAGGTTAGGGTTTTTGGATGTCGCTCAGCAGTGTTCTGGTGCTTTTCAGCGCTGTTCAGGACTCGCAGAGCAGCATGTGTTTGACAAGTCCATGAAACAAACCAAGACATGGATGACGACAAATTTACAGCCTTTTCTTCTTAAGTCACATTGGGAGAAAGAAGTTAAGAAGTTAATTGCAGTTGCATTAACAGATGAGCTCTGGCATTCTGTTCTTCACGGGGTCCACTCTTCTTCTATATGTGCCAGAAATGGGCTCCATCAATTCAAGGTCCTACACCGGTTACATATTACAAAAGTTTTCTCCAGGGACTGATCCCCAGTGTAACCGATGCAGGGCAGAAACGGGTTCCCTTATTCACACTTTCTGGGCATGCTCGAAACTTGATGCCTATTGGACTTCTATATTCAATAAACTTTCAGAAATATGGAATGTTAAATTTGGCCCCTCCGCTCTGACTGCAATCTTTGGAGTTAAACCTCCAGATGTTTTACATTCCAAACATAATTCAAATACAATAGCTTTTGCTACACTGATTACGAGACGTTGTATACTTTTGAGGTGGAAACAGGAGGCCCCTCCTACACATGAATAATGACTTGCAGAGCGCATGAGGTTTTTGCATTTAGAAAAGATGAGATGTACATTGGTAGGTTCAGCTGCTGAATTTGTTAAGGCATGGCAACCATCTTTACAATTTTACAATCCATGGAAACATTCAGGACGAGTCCCTCATCACAATTGTTGTAGTTAGCTTTAAAGCGAATagattttttgtattttcctttatcatattttttgtgtatgttttttgtttgtttttgtatgtgtgtagaattttttttttcctgttttatgtgGGGTTTTTGTATATTAAAATGAACAGCATTGTATAAAACGTGAATTCAGCAAACAATGTGCTGTTGAAAATCTataattaaagttaaaaacGAACAGCTTCATAGCCATAAACGTGTACCAACAAGGCACGTCAGGTTTCCaaatttgttttcacaaaaCTAAACTCAGTATTCTCTCTAATTTAAGCTCTGATTAGCTTTTTTGTGGTAGGACTGCTTATCTTGTGTCAGTTTTACAGATGGAGAAGATTCCTCTCAGTTTTTTAGTCACTCAGATAAATAGCAGATGTGGGTTTAAATATCAGCGCCTGTGTGGTCTAACATTTTAGATGGATTCAGGCCTTGTTGGTCTTTCTGGGAAGCggtttctgtttattgtttgtttacTGGCTGGTTCATGTCAAGCAGCAGGCTGCACTGCGTGAAGAGGCCATCGACGAAAGAGTAAAAGCGCTCTGACTGAGCTGAGCTCCATCTTCTGTGAATGTAGGGAGTAATTAGGTGCAAGGACAGCCACTGATAACTGAAAACAGATGTCACACACGCTGTAGGTTTTACTTCTCCACAGTTtgactggagttttttttttttcatttgtaaagtTTTAACCTTTCGGAATAAAGCTTAATCATTTACAGTGGTCTTGATTAACCGTTCTCCGTTTTTTAATGGTtctgcaaacattttctttgttctttagCGAAAATCTGAGCGACTGTGTGTTGTAGGAGCTAACTGACTCCAGAAGAGGGCAGCAGAGAGACACTTCTCCCAAGGCATAATTAAGGAGTGTTTGCGCAGATGCCTGATCAAAATCCAGCCCAGAtccataaataaatgatttccaGACGGAGACTGGAGTTCCGATGGCCTGTAACGCCACTAATAATCCAGTCTGGCAGAACCATACCCGGCTAGAATGGGAGCTGATCTGCCTGGCTCATTTTAAAGAGAGCAGAAATCATGAAGAAGGTGGATTTTATTCAGCACTGAAAGCCTGCCTTTAGAGGGCAAACTGCAGAGGAATCAGCTCGTAGCCAGCAAGCCACAGGATGCTGGTGGACACCAAACAGCTGGTAAGAACAAGGTCCGACTTAATGAggacaaaacagattttatttagggtggGCTATTCTTCGGATAGACGCTTAATTGACTATAACTGCGACAcgtcagcgcgtccgccatattggagagagaaaaaaaacgggCTAATTAACTTTTCAGGTGAACGAGAAAAAAACTGCCGTTATATCTTGATTCAAATGTGTTTGGATTCAACAAAATGGTTTTATCACACGAACACTTTGATGCCGGCGTTAATCTGAGCAAGTGTTAGATATATTTGCAATAACGGGTAAAAGAAGCGCTCAAAAgcaataaagttattttaaatctaaaataa
Above is a genomic segment from Fundulus heteroclitus isolate FHET01 chromosome 10, MU-UCD_Fhet_4.1, whole genome shotgun sequence containing:
- the LOC105939469 gene encoding gastrula zinc finger protein XlCGF57.1 isoform X1; this translates as MDDSRFPFTVVTVKLEDDEDKPQFSELHHIKSEDNTEPEAPTRRSAEQMPPGPAGVGTGWEEIQGKQYLDEDRELLAIKEEVPDLRSSSFTRQYSELIKIKEEEEELWIKQEEEQLTVKIVDEEKPQTSALHQMKLEGDRETEASTRSPTVQMETEPDGENCEEPELSRSFNSLFGKRLSNESDVKLHTMTHSGKGEHKSDFYGEGFKEKGSPQTHMKHHSEDRVFVCDVCGTRFQRRETLKNHMRIHPTERQFTCGVCSKAFSRQDHLKSHMRVHTGEKPFVCSFCTKGFSQQIHLKSHMRVHTGEKPFICSFCTKGFSRQDLLKSHMRVHTGEKPFICSVCSKGFSQQNHLKNHMGFHTTTFSCGDCGKRFVKEDQLKRHVRLHTDGRPYGCEVCKSRFYKRYHLENHMRIHSGEKPFVCNVCSKAFSRDGDLRRHMGAHEACN